The region GTGACCGACAGTCTGGTCTACCGCTACGACCCGGGAGCCTCGCCGGATGGCCTGCTCGGCGACGAGGGGACGTTCTCGCTCTGCACGTTCATGTACGTCGACGCGCTCGCCCGCGCCGGCCACCTCGACGACGCCCGGCTCGCGTTCGAGAAGATGCTCACCTATGCCAACCACGTCGGGCTCTATTCCGAGGAGAGCGCCCTGACGGGAGAACAGATCGGCAACTTCCCGCAGGCGTTCACCCACCTCGCGCTGATCGACGCCGCCATCACCCTGGACGAGGCGTTGAATACGGCGGGCCGGCGGTGAAGTGATCGGCCGGTTCACCCGCGATGGCCACGCTCGTGACTGAGCTGTCGAGAGTCCCGCCGTCGCCCCGTCTACTTCGTCAACACGCTGGTGCTCAGGCACGCGGGTTCTGGCGCCGCCTGCGAGCGGCGGCACCGGAGGTCACTCTTGCGGCAGCGGTGGGTCGGCGTCGACTCGACCGCTTGTGTTTGTCGGTCAGTGCAGTGCCAGCTTCAGCAGAATGACTGCAACGCCGAGCATGGCGCTCGCGGCCGCCCACCCGAGAGCGCTGAGCAGACTGGCGTCCGAGCGGCGTGCGGCTCCGTAGCCGAGGTTGGCGAGCAGCACGGTTGACAGGCACAGCGCCGCGAGCACCGCGGTCGGCAACTCTGCACCGAGCGCCGATGCGACCAGTAGCGCGACTACTGGCAAATAGGAGGCCTGCAGCATCGGCCAGCCGTGGTGCAGTGCGACTATCACGGCTTGCCGGTCGGGAACCGAGCCGCGGGCTCCGGCGGCGAGTAGCTCGGCGTAGCGCTCGGTCACCCAGTAGACGAGCAGCGTGACGACGACCGAGATGACGACCTGGCCGAGCGCGCCGTGGAGGCTTGCGGCCACCATCACCGCCGAACCCACCACGGTGCCGTAGATTGCGTGAGCGAGCTCCCGCTCGTCCCTCCAGCGAGAGCCGAGGCGGCCAATGGCCTGTCGGGCTCCGGTCTCCCTGCTCCGGCGCGGTCTCCCTGCTCCGGCGCTCCGGTCGGCACCGTTGCCGGTTGGTTGCGGTGTCGCGGTCACGTGGGTGAAGGGACTGCGCGGTCGTCTACGGGCGCCAGAGCGGCCGACCCGGGCTCCATCCCTAGCACTTTCGCCTTCGCGTGGCGGAACTCCTCGTCGGAAATGGTGCTGCGGTCCCGGAGGTCGGCGAGTTCGTCCGCGGTGCTCGGTGTGGCGGCTCCAGCTGTCTCCCGGACGTGGAAGTCGCGCTTGTTCCGTCGTGCGTCTGCCCGGACGCGCTCGTTCATCGATCGCCCGCGCGCGATCAGGGAGACGAGGGTACCGAGCCACGGCGCGACGATCAGGAACAGTGTCCAGAGCGCTTTGCCCCATCCCGACAGCTCGCGCCGGAAGAGGTCGCCCAGGATGGCGATCAGCAACCAGGCCCAGGCGAAGAGGATCATGAACCAGAAGATGGGCACCACCACGTCCCACAAGTGCATGTCGAACTCCTTCATCCACGCACGGCGTGACCGGTACAGCGGAGGCACCCGCTGAGCACGCAACCGTCGCTCGGACGCCGCTAGTCGGCATCACCCGCAGGGGGCGAGGTAGGGCGGTCGTCCCTGGCCGACGAGGACCACTGGGGTGCCATCAGTCCTCGGGCTCCCCGCGTCGGGGCCGGGAAGCCGATCGCGTCCGCCGCATCACCACCGCCGGCGCCGCCCGGCACGCGCACCGATTCGGCTGACGCTCCTCGCGCGACGGTCGCGACCGCTACCCGCAGGTCACCCGCCTGGCCAGGCCGGAGGTGATCCGGCTACGTCCCCGCGCCCTCGCCCCACAACACAGACCGCCGCGGCGCTGTCCCCGGGTGATGCGCCCGCACGACAGCCAAGCCGTTGAGGACGTGATCGAGGTCGCCGTCCTGGTCCGGATCGACTTCGCCTCCGCGCTGGTCGCGCGAGTGGAACTCGCCGGGCCCGACGCGTGGTGCTGCACCGCCATCCGGCTCGGACAGAACCACATGCATCGAAGCAGCAGCTCGGCGCTTCGACGCACGCTCGCCGGTCTACCTCTGGACGAACAGGGCTCCGCACCCGATGGACGAGCCGCGTCGTGCGGATCGACGAGGACGAGCTTCCGACTCGCCAGCTGGATGACGGACAAGCTCAAGGCCTCTCGGGTCGAGCACCCGCAGCCGCGAACCGTCGAAGCAGCCATCGTCTGAGAGCTAC is a window of Pseudonocardia sp. T1-2H DNA encoding:
- a CDS encoding SHOCT domain-containing protein, translated to MKEFDMHLWDVVVPIFWFMILFAWAWLLIAILGDLFRRELSGWGKALWTLFLIVAPWLGTLVSLIARGRSMNERVRADARRNKRDFHVRETAGAATPSTADELADLRDRSTISDEEFRHAKAKVLGMEPGSAALAPVDDRAVPSPT